The Zingiber officinale cultivar Zhangliang chromosome 9A, Zo_v1.1, whole genome shotgun sequence genome window below encodes:
- the LOC122019329 gene encoding rust resistance kinase Lr10-like, protein MACKASWRSFYALLLPLLFLLLSQAAVTATGQQQQQWSQEACAPFSCGLFHDISHPFRRTTDPPQCGDRMYELTCDSDKATISIGSTHYLITQLSYKRGTIRLVDPKFASGSCGLPSQSLTPSDDYSSFGVFSPAGNVWASFMNCTRRIEGLASYRPVPCLSNNNTFVYVVVADGGNRLSYLYPSCHFLSMIPAIDAESSTRDAFRILHMGFDLLFYEASNDWKRIIRQCAIESKSLFFDLLRGKHMLSQVYFLPYSEIHFAFCIGDHYQRAFITQITIAVVVFIQIVQLLAVFLILGRLVIAPMIVWFLLGYKLWNRGVTVDLIEKFLRRQQTLMPTRYAYSELIAITRHFREKLGQGGFGSVFKGELLGDRFVAVKMLSNSKCNGDDFINEVSTLGRIHHVNVVRLVGYCSDGSKRALIYEYMPNGSLDKYIFAPNGTNGHFFTSEKLIQIAIGIARGIDYLHQGCDMQILHFDIKPHNILIDHNFTPKISDFGLAKLYPKTNALVSISAARGTIGYIAPELISRSFGKISFKSDVYSFGMLLMEMAGRRRNVDPHAGNSSQVYYPSWIYDKLTQPDEVEVVNKFEIQDLEKKLAIVGLWCIQLRPSDRPTMSRVIEMLEVDDVDCLPIPPKPFLSSRNSSTDRSSILTKHSFDSISIELSSVVSE, encoded by the exons ATGGCCTGCAAAGCATCATGGCGCAGCTTCTACGCTCTGCTTCTGCCGCTACTCTTCCTCCTCCTGTCCCAGGCTGCTGTTACAGCTACGGGGCAACAGCAGCAGCAGTGGAGCCAAGAAGCTTGTGCTCCCTTCTCTTGCGGTCTGTTCCACGACATCAGCCACCCATTTCGTCGAACAACTGATCCGCCTCAGTGCGGGGATCGGATGTACGAGCTCACCTGCGACAGCGACAAAGCCACCATCTCCATCGGCTCCACACACTACTTGATCACTCAGCTATCTTACAAAAGAGGCACGATCCGCTTGGTGGATCCAAAGTTTGCGAGCGGAAGCTGTGGCCTCCCTTCCCAATCTTTGACGCCTTCCGATGATTATTCCAGCTTCGGCGTATTTTCTCCCGCGGGAAATGTTTGGGCAAGTTTCATGAACTGCACGAGAAGAATCGAGGGCCTGGCTTCGTATCGACCTGTTCCTTGCTTGAGCAACAACAACACTTTTGTCTACGTCGTCGTTGCCGATGGCGGAAATAGATTGTCATACCTTTATCCATCATGTCATTTTCTGTCGATGATTCCAGCGATAGATGCCGAATCCTCAACGAGGGATGCATTCCGCATTCTACATATGGGATTTGATTTGCTATTCTATGAAGCGTCGAATGATTGGAAAAGAATAATCCGCCAATGTGCGATTGAATCCAAAAG CTTGTTCTTTGATCTACTAAGAGGCAAGCACATGCTCTCCCAAGTTTACTTCCTCCCCTATAGTGAGATACACTTTGCATTTTGCATAGGAGACCACTACCAAAGGGCTTTCATTACTCAAATCACAATTGCAGTGGTGGTATTCATCCAGATTGTGCAGCTCTTAGCAG TTTTCTTGATACTGGGCCGATTAGTCATAGCGCCTATGATAGTTTGGTTCTTGCTTGGTTACAAACTATGGAACAGGGGAGTCACAGTTGACCTTATAGAGAAGTTTCTTCGGCGCCAGCAAACACTGATGCCAACAAGATACGCCTACTCTGAACTCATAGCAATCACAAGGCATTTTAGAGAGAAGCTCGGCCAAGGTGGCTTCGGCTCAGTCTTCAAAGGGGAACTTCTAGGGGATCGTTTTGTTGCAGTTAAGATGTTAAGCAACTCCAAATGCAATGGCGATGACTTCATCAATGAAGTTTCTACATTAGGTAGGATTCATCATGTGAATGTCGTGCGGTTAGTTGGATATTGCTCAGACGGATCAAAGAGAGCTTTGATTTATGAGTATATGCCTAATGGCTCACTTGACAAGTACATTTTTGCTCCCAATGGAACTAATGGTCACTTTTTCACCTCAGAAAAACTCATTCAAATAGCAATTGGTATTGCACGGGGCATCGATTACTTACATCAAGGATGTGATATGCAGATTCTACACTTTGACATCAAGCCTCATAATATACTTATAGATCATAATTTCACTCCGAAGATCTCTGACTTTGGACTTGCAAAATTATATCCAAAAACCAATGCTCTAGTATCAATTAGTGCTGCAAGGGGAACAATAGGCTATATTGCTCCGGAGTTGATATCTAGAAGCTTTGGAAAAATCTCTTTCAAATCAGATGTTTATAGTTTCGGAATGCTACTAATGGAAATGGCAGGAAGGCGAAGAAATGTAGATCCTCACGCAGGGAATTCAAGTCAAGTTTACTATCCATCATGGATATACGATAAGTTGACTCAACCAGATGAGGTTGAAGTTGTCAACAAGTTTGAGATACAAGACTTGGAGAAGAAATTGGCAATAGTTGGATTGTGGTGTATTCAATTGAGGCCTTCTGATAGGCCAACTATGTCTAGAGTGATTGAGATGTTAGAAGTTGATGATGTTGATTGCCTTCCAATTCCACCAAAGCCCTTCCTTTCATCAAGAAATTCATCTACGGATCGATCTTCAATACTAACAAAACATAGCTTTGATTCAATTTCTATTGAGTTATCATCTGTGGTTTCAGAGTGA